The following are from one region of the Actinoplanes sp. L3-i22 genome:
- a CDS encoding extracellular solute-binding protein, with product MSAPQYRRVAAFALAAGLGLGLSACSTKSNDDSTSADGKVTITVDCMPVGTEKDLLANWNADVAAFQKDNPDITIKSVSVGTQCNNPPDFTARLAGGTTTDVFYGYMTDLQQVLDSGQAMDITSYLTDANLPAWKDVDPALKAVFTDGGKTYALPVKNYSMGLVYNKVLFQKAGLDPASPPKTWAEVRAAAKKIADADKSVAGYAEYSAGNTGGWHFTAEMYSQGGQILSADGKKADFNNAQGKQVLQNLKDMRYGDNSMGSRQLLQWGDLLTNAAAGKVGMFVGAPDTTQAIVSQFKGKYDDWAVAPLPGQDGLAKATLGGGDGYFFKKGLTDAQVKAGLKWIAYEKLTVGKGQFDYPRAKPQNYPVGVPQPLLFAKDSATAKAEFDLRKANANVDPSIYSLFEQQQLPIKGEPANAQAIYAVLDSAMSGVLTDPKADPTALLKTAEEKVNQLLAAGS from the coding sequence ATGTCCGCACCGCAGTACCGGAGGGTCGCGGCGTTCGCGCTGGCGGCCGGCCTGGGACTTGGCCTGTCGGCGTGCTCCACGAAGAGCAACGACGACAGCACCAGCGCCGACGGCAAGGTCACCATCACGGTCGACTGCATGCCGGTCGGCACCGAGAAGGACCTGCTGGCGAACTGGAACGCGGACGTCGCCGCGTTCCAGAAGGACAACCCCGACATCACGATCAAGAGCGTGAGCGTCGGCACCCAGTGCAACAACCCGCCGGACTTCACCGCCCGGCTCGCCGGTGGCACCACCACCGACGTGTTCTACGGCTACATGACCGACCTGCAGCAGGTGCTGGACTCCGGCCAGGCGATGGACATCACGTCGTACCTGACCGACGCGAACCTGCCGGCCTGGAAGGACGTCGACCCGGCCCTCAAGGCGGTGTTCACCGACGGCGGCAAGACCTACGCGCTGCCGGTCAAGAACTACTCGATGGGCCTGGTCTACAACAAGGTCCTGTTCCAGAAGGCCGGTCTCGACCCGGCCAGCCCGCCGAAGACCTGGGCCGAGGTGCGCGCCGCAGCCAAGAAGATCGCCGACGCGGACAAGAGCGTGGCCGGCTACGCCGAGTACAGCGCGGGCAACACCGGTGGCTGGCACTTCACCGCCGAGATGTACTCGCAGGGCGGCCAGATCCTGAGCGCGGACGGCAAGAAGGCCGACTTCAACAACGCCCAGGGCAAGCAGGTCCTGCAGAACCTCAAGGACATGCGGTACGGCGACAACAGCATGGGCTCGCGTCAGCTGCTCCAGTGGGGCGACCTGCTGACCAACGCGGCGGCCGGCAAGGTCGGCATGTTCGTCGGCGCGCCGGACACCACCCAGGCGATCGTCTCCCAGTTCAAGGGCAAGTACGACGACTGGGCCGTGGCCCCGCTGCCCGGCCAGGACGGCCTGGCCAAGGCCACCCTCGGTGGCGGTGACGGCTACTTCTTCAAGAAGGGCCTGACCGACGCCCAGGTCAAGGCCGGCCTGAAGTGGATCGCGTACGAGAAGCTGACCGTCGGCAAGGGTCAGTTCGACTACCCGCGGGCCAAGCCGCAGAACTACCCGGTCGGGGTGCCGCAGCCGCTGCTGTTCGCCAAGGACAGCGCGACCGCCAAGGCCGAGTTCGACCTGCGCAAGGCGAACGCGAACGTCGACCCGTCGATCTACTCGCTCTTCGAGCAGCAGCAGCTGCCGATCAAGGGTGAGCCGGCGAACGCCCAGGCGATCTACGCGGTGCTCGACTCGGCGATGTCCGGGGTGCTGACCGACCCGAAGGCCGACCCCACGGCGCTGCTCAAGACCGCCGAGGAGAAGGTCAACCAGCTGCTGGCCGCCGGTAGCTGA
- a CDS encoding LacI family DNA-binding transcriptional regulator, which yields MTKRLAEVAKKAGVSEATVSRVLNGRDGVSEATRASVLTALDVLGYERPTKLRGERARLVGLVLPELQNPIFPALAEVVTASLAQRGFTPALCARTIGGVPESDYVEMLLDHQVSGVIFAGGSYALADASHEHYRRLTDRGLPVVLVNAGVDELGFPRVSTDDAVAVEQAYGHLRSLGHERIGMVLGPEGHIPSRRKLAAMFAAGNWSDDAWVERSSFSMEGARVAATKLIERGATGIICASDVLALGAIRAVRRLGKSVPADVSVVGFDDSAFMTCTDPPLTTVRQPIETMGQAAVDILVSQIEEAGVLHDELLFEPELVVRGSTGPAPR from the coding sequence GTGACCAAACGTCTAGCCGAAGTGGCGAAGAAGGCCGGGGTCAGTGAGGCGACCGTCAGCCGGGTGCTCAACGGGCGCGACGGCGTCTCCGAGGCCACCCGCGCGTCGGTGCTGACCGCTCTCGATGTCCTGGGCTACGAGCGCCCCACCAAGCTGCGCGGCGAGCGGGCCCGGCTGGTCGGCCTGGTGCTCCCCGAGCTGCAGAACCCGATCTTCCCGGCGCTCGCCGAGGTGGTGACCGCGTCGCTGGCCCAGCGCGGGTTCACCCCGGCGCTGTGCGCCCGGACCATCGGCGGCGTCCCCGAGTCGGACTACGTGGAGATGCTGCTCGACCACCAGGTCTCCGGCGTGATCTTCGCCGGTGGCTCCTACGCGCTGGCCGACGCCTCGCACGAGCACTACCGCCGGCTGACCGACCGGGGCCTGCCGGTGGTGCTGGTCAACGCGGGCGTCGACGAGCTCGGGTTCCCGCGGGTGTCGACCGACGACGCGGTCGCCGTCGAGCAGGCGTACGGGCATCTGCGGTCCCTGGGTCATGAGCGGATCGGCATGGTGCTCGGCCCGGAGGGGCACATCCCGTCGCGCCGCAAGCTGGCCGCGATGTTCGCGGCGGGGAACTGGTCCGACGACGCCTGGGTGGAGCGCTCCAGCTTCTCCATGGAGGGTGCCCGGGTCGCCGCGACCAAGCTGATCGAGCGCGGCGCGACCGGCATCATCTGCGCCAGCGACGTGCTCGCCCTGGGCGCGATCCGGGCCGTCCGGCGGCTGGGCAAGTCGGTGCCGGCCGACGTCTCGGTGGTCGGTTTCGACGATTCCGCGTTCATGACCTGCACCGATCCGCCGCTGACCACGGTCCGGCAGCCGATCGAGACGATGGGCCAGGCCGCGGTGGACATCCTGGTCAGCCAGATCGAGGAGGCCGGCGTCCTGCACGACGAGCTGCTCTTCGAGCCGGAGCTGGTGGTCCGGGGCTCGACCGGGCCCGCTCCCAGGTAA
- a CDS encoding methyl-accepting chemotaxis protein, producing MATATLAAVHAAETAVQVIQRLEASSTEIGKVVQLIATIAKQTNLLALNATIEAARAGEAGRGFAVVASEVKDLANETATATSEIGTQVGGIRTDTQNAVSAIEEMQGLIEELDRCQKVISGIVVEQQAG from the coding sequence ATGGCGACCGCGACCCTGGCCGCGGTGCACGCGGCGGAGACCGCGGTGCAGGTGATCCAGCGGCTCGAGGCGAGCAGCACCGAGATCGGCAAAGTCGTGCAACTGATCGCCACGATCGCCAAGCAGACCAACCTGCTGGCGCTGAACGCCACCATCGAGGCGGCCCGGGCCGGCGAGGCGGGCCGCGGCTTCGCCGTGGTGGCCAGCGAGGTCAAGGACCTGGCGAACGAGACCGCCACCGCGACCAGCGAGATCGGCACCCAGGTCGGCGGGATCCGCACCGACACCCAGAACGCGGTCTCCGCGATCGAGGAGATGCAGGGGCTGATCGAGGAGCTGGACCGCTGCCAGAAGGTGATCAGTGGGATCGTCGTGGAGCAACAGGCCGGCTGA
- a CDS encoding YchJ family protein, whose product MAGKRTPRARACPCGSPAYAQCCGPLHDGKPAENPQALMRSRFSAFALDLSDYVLATWHPDTRPETLESDPGLRWVRLEVLESTGGTLFDAEGTVTFRAHFRDDGTPGVLDEKSRFVRHHARWVYHGPM is encoded by the coding sequence ATGGCTGGGAAGCGAACACCCCGCGCGAGAGCATGCCCGTGCGGGTCACCGGCGTACGCGCAATGTTGTGGTCCTCTGCATGACGGCAAGCCGGCGGAGAACCCGCAAGCTCTGATGCGATCGCGCTTCAGCGCGTTCGCCCTTGATCTGTCCGATTACGTCCTGGCGACGTGGCATCCGGACACCCGCCCGGAGACGCTCGAGAGTGATCCCGGCCTACGCTGGGTACGCCTGGAAGTGCTGGAGAGCACAGGCGGCACGCTGTTCGACGCGGAGGGAACCGTGACGTTCCGGGCGCACTTCCGGGACGACGGCACACCCGGCGTCCTCGACGAGAAGAGCAGATTCGTCCGGCACCACGCCCGCTGGGTCTACCACGGCCCGATGTGA
- a CDS encoding tryptophan 2,3-dioxygenase has translation MSATRPIEDGIVRDFKVNLSYGEYLHLDEVLNAQHPVSVPEHHDELLFILQHQTSELWLKLIIHELRAVLAHLAKDELKPALKGMARVKHIQRTLTEQWSVLATLTPTEYAQFRSFLGTSSGFQSYQYRAVEFLLGNKDRHMLRIFDDQPAALVLLEELLGTPSVYDEFLRYLARHGHPIPAAVLTRDITEAWSFTEELVPVFQTIYEKAEQNWEAYEACEELVDLEENFQFWRFRHLKTVERTIGFKRGSGGSSGVTFLKAALDLTFFPELYAVRTEIGVPR, from the coding sequence ATGTCGGCAACGAGGCCGATCGAGGACGGGATCGTCCGTGATTTCAAGGTCAATCTCTCCTACGGGGAGTACCTGCACCTGGACGAGGTCCTCAACGCCCAGCATCCGGTCAGCGTCCCCGAGCACCACGACGAGCTGCTGTTCATCCTCCAGCACCAGACGTCCGAGCTCTGGCTGAAACTGATCATCCACGAGCTGCGTGCGGTGCTGGCGCATCTCGCCAAGGACGAGCTGAAACCGGCGCTCAAGGGGATGGCCCGGGTCAAGCACATCCAGCGCACGCTGACCGAACAGTGGTCCGTGCTGGCCACCCTGACCCCGACCGAGTACGCGCAGTTCCGCAGCTTCCTCGGCACGTCGTCCGGGTTCCAGTCGTACCAGTACCGCGCGGTCGAGTTCCTGCTCGGCAACAAGGACCGCCACATGCTGCGGATCTTCGACGACCAGCCGGCCGCGCTCGTGCTGCTCGAGGAGCTGCTCGGCACGCCGAGCGTGTACGACGAGTTCCTGCGCTACCTGGCCCGGCACGGGCACCCGATCCCGGCCGCGGTCCTGACCCGGGACATCACCGAGGCCTGGTCGTTCACCGAAGAGCTCGTCCCGGTCTTCCAGACCATCTACGAGAAGGCCGAGCAGAACTGGGAGGCGTACGAGGCCTGCGAGGAACTCGTCGACCTGGAGGAGAACTTCCAGTTCTGGCGCTTCCGGCACCTCAAGACGGTGGAGCGCACGATCGGCTTCAAGCGGGGCAGCGGCGGCTCCAGCGGGGTCACGTTCCTGAAGGCGGCGCTCGATCTGACATTCTTCCCCGAGCTCTACGCCGTCCGCACCGAGATCGGAGTTCCCCGTTGA
- the kynU gene encoding kynureninase → MSLLARAADLDAADPLAAYRDRFLPAPSVVSYLDGNSLGRPLAATADLLDDFVRDQWGGRLIRGWTDGWLDWPLTLGDRLGAVALGAAPGQTVVADSTTVLLYKLARAAVDARPGRRKVILDTDNFPTDRYVLEGIAAERGLTLVWISTDPAAGVLADQLREVLDEDTALVLFSHVAYRSGWLADVPEINRIAHQAGALTLWDLCHSAGSVPIRLDEWGVDLAVGCSYKYLNGGPGAPAFAYLRHELQDSVRQPIQGWMGHRAAFEMGPGYEPAPGIRALLSGTPPILGMVPMHANLDLLAEAGIDAVRTKSLLLTGFILDFADERLAPLDVTVAGPRDPARRGGHVTLRRPGFEQLLAPLWDSGVIPDYRRPDGLRIGPAPLSTSFSELYQGLTTLHDLAEKHR, encoded by the coding sequence TTGAGCCTGCTCGCCCGCGCCGCCGACCTGGACGCCGCCGATCCGCTGGCGGCGTACCGGGACAGGTTCCTGCCGGCCCCGTCGGTGGTCTCCTACCTCGACGGGAACTCGCTCGGCCGGCCGCTGGCGGCGACCGCCGACCTGCTCGACGACTTCGTCCGCGACCAGTGGGGCGGCCGGCTGATCCGCGGCTGGACCGACGGCTGGCTGGACTGGCCGCTCACCCTCGGTGACCGGCTCGGCGCGGTCGCGCTCGGTGCGGCGCCCGGCCAGACCGTCGTCGCGGACTCGACCACGGTGCTGCTCTACAAACTGGCGCGGGCCGCGGTCGACGCGCGACCCGGCCGCCGCAAGGTCATCCTGGACACCGACAACTTCCCCACCGATCGGTACGTCCTGGAGGGCATCGCCGCCGAGCGAGGCCTCACCCTGGTCTGGATCTCCACCGACCCGGCCGCCGGCGTCCTGGCCGATCAGCTCCGCGAGGTGCTCGACGAGGACACCGCCCTGGTCCTGTTCTCGCACGTGGCCTACCGCTCCGGCTGGCTCGCCGACGTGCCGGAGATCAACCGGATCGCGCACCAGGCCGGGGCGCTGACCCTCTGGGACCTGTGCCACTCGGCCGGCTCGGTGCCGATCCGGCTCGACGAGTGGGGGGTGGACCTCGCGGTCGGCTGCTCGTACAAATACCTCAACGGCGGGCCCGGCGCGCCGGCCTTCGCCTACCTGCGGCACGAGCTGCAGGACTCGGTCCGGCAGCCGATCCAGGGCTGGATGGGCCACCGGGCGGCGTTCGAGATGGGCCCCGGCTACGAGCCCGCGCCCGGCATCCGCGCGCTGCTCAGCGGCACCCCGCCGATCCTCGGCATGGTCCCGATGCACGCCAACCTGGACCTGCTCGCCGAGGCCGGCATCGACGCGGTCCGCACCAAGTCGCTGCTGCTCACCGGCTTCATCCTGGACTTCGCCGACGAACGCCTGGCCCCGCTCGACGTCACGGTCGCCGGCCCCCGCGACCCGGCCCGCCGCGGCGGCCACGTCACGCTCCGCCGCCCCGGCTTCGAGCAGCTCCTCGCCCCGCTCTGGGACAGCGGCGTCATCCCGGACTACCGCCGCCCGGACGGCCTGCGCATCGGGCCGGCGCCGTTGAGCACCAGTTTCAGCGAGCTCTACCAGGGCCTGACCACCCTCCACGACCTGGCCGAGAAGCACCGGTGA
- a CDS encoding amidohydrolase — translation MTAVPDPREDTRIDWLTADSIWWGGRLRKGVALRVGPNGQAKPVPAEMAPRDGTRHFPGTLLPGLIDAHVHAALVDLATVRAGGIAAVWDLGGVPTTLRALATRADRQAQRAAPGPGQRAASAPGTGSGQPTASASSPGSGSGSGSGSGSGQREADPAGTAQRDVGADRGAGPGEARLPLIRYAGQFLIAPGGYPSDRSWAPAGSWREVTSAADAGAAVAEAWSAGATLIKVTAHTGGPTLPQPTLRALVDAAHAAALRVVVHAEGPGTVAAAFEAGADLLAHTPWTEPLPDNLIRACASRMTWISTLDIHGYGEPDPAHEVALDNLRRFIEHGGTVRYGTDLGNGPLPPAVNPRELRALRSAGLAPDEILLSMTESDSPTISWIPGGLTLSPDTFADTLATARVVDDSIHLRPL, via the coding sequence GTGACCGCGGTCCCGGACCCTCGCGAGGACACCCGCATCGACTGGCTGACCGCCGACTCGATCTGGTGGGGCGGCCGCCTCCGCAAGGGCGTAGCCCTCCGAGTCGGCCCGAACGGCCAGGCCAAGCCGGTCCCCGCCGAGATGGCCCCGCGGGACGGCACCCGCCACTTCCCGGGAACCCTCCTCCCGGGCCTGATCGACGCCCACGTCCACGCTGCCCTGGTCGACCTCGCCACCGTCCGGGCCGGCGGAATCGCCGCGGTCTGGGACCTCGGCGGCGTCCCCACCACCCTCCGCGCCCTCGCCACCCGAGCCGACCGCCAAGCCCAACGCGCCGCCCCCGGCCCCGGCCAACGCGCCGCGTCCGCCCCCGGTACCGGCTCCGGCCAACCCACCGCATCCGCCTCCAGCCCCGGCTCCGGCTCCGGCTCCGGCTCCGGCTCCGGCTCCGGCCAACGCGAGGCCGACCCCGCCGGCACTGCCCAGCGGGATGTCGGTGCCGACCGCGGTGCCGGGCCGGGTGAGGCGAGGCTGCCTCTGATCCGCTACGCGGGTCAGTTTCTGATCGCGCCCGGTGGCTATCCGAGCGACCGCTCGTGGGCCCCGGCCGGCAGCTGGCGCGAGGTCACCTCGGCCGCCGACGCCGGCGCCGCCGTGGCCGAGGCCTGGTCCGCCGGCGCCACCCTGATCAAGGTCACCGCGCACACCGGTGGCCCGACGCTCCCCCAGCCCACGCTCCGTGCCCTGGTCGACGCCGCGCACGCGGCCGCCCTGCGGGTGGTCGTCCACGCCGAGGGCCCGGGCACCGTGGCCGCGGCCTTCGAAGCCGGCGCCGACCTGCTCGCCCACACCCCGTGGACCGAGCCGCTGCCGGACAACCTGATCCGCGCCTGCGCCTCCCGGATGACCTGGATCAGCACCCTGGACATCCACGGCTACGGCGAGCCGGATCCGGCGCACGAGGTGGCGCTCGACAACCTGCGGCGCTTCATCGAACACGGCGGGACCGTCCGCTACGGCACCGACCTCGGCAACGGCCCACTGCCGCCGGCGGTCAACCCGCGTGAGCTCCGCGCACTGCGCTCAGCCGGCCTGGCCCCGGACGAGATCCTGCTGTCGATGACCGAATCCGACAGCCCCACCATCAGCTGGATCCCCGGCGGTCTGACCCTGTCTCCCGACACCTTCGCCGACACCCTGGCCACCGCCCGCGTCGTCGACGACTCCATCCACCTCCGTCCACTCTGA
- a CDS encoding bifunctional SulP family inorganic anion transporter/carbonic anhydrase — translation MSDLTQLLRRDLPASIVVFLIAIPLSLGIAAASGAPLLAGLVAAVVGGIVAGALGGAPLQVSGPAAGLTVIVAGAVADFGFAGTAAIVAVAGIVQILLGVSRLGRAALALSPAVVHGMLAGIGLVIALSQVHVLLGGAPRSSAWENIRELPAQIADHHGTATLLGLLTVAILVLWPRLVKVSVLPAALVAVVGVTTLAWVTGAQLVRVNLPEEPLAELITPVWPDAPLRRITVAVLTIALVASVESLLSAVAVDRMHDGPRARLNKELIGQGAANTVSGLLGGLPVTGVIVRSSTNVAAGAKTRASAILHGVWVAVFVLLCAALLEKIPMAVLAAVLIVVGVKLINLAQIRTYARHGELPTYLITALGVVLVDLLTGVALGMATAAVLILWRLTRCEIRTVQRAPGEWLVRISGTLAFIESARLTREFGAIPPNGDVDVELHLDYLDHGAFETIKTWEDQYRKAGGRVRIHEVHDSWFHRATSGRLGGSRSTPRLVGSWTRWQGIDHQRRDAMAAGIAEFERNVAPMVRPHLAALARDGQRPEQLFITCADSRLVPNLITASGPGDLFCVRNVGNIVPPHASAQRPLGSSALPGVGDASVGAAIEYAVEVLGVTTITVCGHSGCGAVRALMSGAAAPGSSLGDWLGMSGVHFTDPGDEERCCTDNVVQQLANLRSHPVVQTAEAAGRLRLTGMYFDIAEARMYEVDPILGVHRAVRTQAA, via the coding sequence ATGTCCGACTTGACGCAGTTGTTGCGCCGGGACTTGCCGGCGTCGATCGTCGTGTTCCTGATCGCCATCCCCCTGTCGCTCGGCATCGCCGCCGCGTCCGGGGCCCCGCTGCTGGCGGGGTTGGTCGCCGCGGTTGTCGGCGGCATTGTCGCGGGCGCTCTAGGTGGCGCCCCATTGCAGGTCAGCGGCCCGGCCGCCGGGTTGACCGTGATCGTGGCGGGAGCTGTGGCGGACTTCGGGTTCGCCGGCACCGCGGCGATCGTGGCCGTCGCCGGAATCGTCCAGATCCTGCTCGGCGTCTCCCGCCTGGGACGCGCCGCACTCGCCCTCTCACCCGCCGTCGTGCACGGCATGCTGGCCGGCATCGGCCTGGTCATCGCGCTCAGCCAGGTGCACGTGCTGCTCGGCGGCGCACCGCGGAGCAGCGCCTGGGAGAACATCCGGGAACTGCCCGCCCAGATCGCCGACCACCACGGCACCGCCACCCTGCTCGGCCTGCTCACCGTGGCGATCCTGGTGCTCTGGCCGCGCCTCGTGAAAGTCTCGGTGCTGCCGGCCGCGCTGGTCGCGGTCGTCGGCGTCACCACGCTGGCCTGGGTGACCGGCGCCCAACTGGTCCGGGTCAACCTGCCCGAGGAGCCGCTCGCCGAACTCATCACCCCGGTCTGGCCGGACGCGCCGCTGCGCCGGATCACCGTCGCCGTCCTCACCATCGCCCTGGTCGCCAGCGTGGAATCGCTGCTCTCCGCGGTCGCCGTCGACCGGATGCACGACGGGCCGCGGGCCCGGCTCAACAAGGAGCTGATCGGGCAGGGCGCCGCCAACACCGTCTCCGGGCTGCTCGGCGGCCTGCCGGTGACCGGCGTGATCGTGCGCAGCTCGACGAACGTGGCGGCCGGCGCGAAGACCCGGGCGTCGGCGATCCTGCACGGCGTGTGGGTCGCGGTGTTCGTGCTGCTCTGCGCGGCCCTGCTGGAGAAGATCCCGATGGCGGTGCTGGCCGCGGTGCTGATCGTGGTCGGGGTCAAGCTGATCAACCTGGCCCAGATCCGCACCTACGCCCGGCACGGGGAGCTACCGACGTACCTGATCACGGCTTTGGGTGTGGTTCTTGTCGACCTGCTCACGGGCGTGGCGCTCGGCATGGCGACCGCCGCGGTCCTGATCCTGTGGCGGCTCACCCGGTGCGAGATCCGCACCGTGCAGCGCGCCCCGGGTGAATGGCTGGTCCGGATCAGCGGCACGCTCGCGTTCATCGAGTCGGCCCGGCTCACCCGCGAGTTCGGCGCGATCCCGCCGAACGGGGACGTCGACGTCGAACTGCACCTCGACTACCTCGACCACGGGGCGTTCGAGACGATCAAGACGTGGGAGGACCAGTACCGGAAAGCCGGCGGCCGGGTCCGCATCCACGAGGTGCACGACTCCTGGTTCCACCGGGCCACCTCGGGCCGGCTCGGCGGCAGCCGGAGCACCCCCCGCCTGGTCGGCTCCTGGACCCGCTGGCAGGGCATCGACCACCAGCGCCGGGACGCGATGGCGGCCGGCATCGCCGAGTTCGAACGCAACGTCGCGCCGATGGTACGGCCGCACCTGGCCGCCCTCGCCCGCGACGGCCAGCGGCCGGAACAGCTCTTCATCACGTGCGCGGACTCCCGGCTGGTGCCCAACCTGATCACCGCCAGTGGTCCGGGCGACCTGTTCTGCGTCCGCAACGTGGGCAACATCGTCCCACCGCACGCCTCCGCCCAGCGCCCGCTCGGATCGTCGGCGCTGCCCGGCGTCGGGGACGCGTCGGTCGGCGCGGCCATCGAGTACGCCGTCGAGGTCCTCGGGGTCACCACGATCACGGTCTGCGGCCACTCCGGGTGCGGCGCCGTCCGGGCCCTGATGTCCGGGGCGGCGGCGCCGGGGTCGTCGCTCGGAGACTGGCTCGGGATGTCCGGGGTGCACTTCACCGACCCGGGCGACGAGGAGCGGTGCTGCACGGACAACGTGGTCCAGCAGTTGGCCAACCTCCGCAGCCATCCGGTCGTGCAGACGGCGGAGGCGGCTGGGCGTTTGCGGTTGACCGGGATGTACTTCGACATCGCGGAGGCCCGGATGTACGAGGTGGACCCGATCCTCGGCGTCCACCGCGCGGTCCGGACCCAGGCTGCTTGA
- a CDS encoding NAD-dependent epimerase/dehydratase family protein, whose product MGSVVVITGSAGLIGSESVRHFAALGMDVVGVDNDMRGYFFGADGSTKWNLDRLTKDIGAKYTHYSLDIRDREGLGKLFAEYGKNIGLVIHAAAQPSHDWAAREPFTDFDVNAVGTLNMLEAARRHAIAAPFIFTSTNKVYGDTPNSLPLVEKETRWELPEDHKWFGGIDETMTIDNSMHSVFGASKVAADVMVQEYGRYFDMPTAVFRGGTLTGPGHSAAELHGFLAYVMRCVMEGRLYKIYGYKGKMVRDAIHSHDLVSAFEAFQRAPRVAEIYNMGGGRFSNCSHIEAFKIAEEITGLEARTEYVDESRMGDHQWWISSTARFEEHYPEWKLTYDVPAILREMYEANQDVWKA is encoded by the coding sequence ATGGGCAGCGTCGTCGTCATCACCGGCTCGGCCGGTCTGATCGGTTCGGAGTCGGTTCGCCACTTCGCCGCCCTCGGCATGGACGTCGTCGGTGTCGACAACGACATGCGCGGCTACTTCTTCGGCGCGGACGGCTCCACCAAGTGGAACCTGGACCGCCTGACCAAGGACATCGGCGCGAAGTACACCCACTACTCGCTGGACATCCGGGACCGCGAGGGCCTCGGCAAGCTGTTCGCCGAGTACGGCAAGAACATCGGCCTGGTGATCCACGCCGCCGCGCAGCCGAGCCACGACTGGGCGGCCCGCGAGCCGTTCACCGACTTCGACGTCAACGCGGTCGGCACGCTCAACATGCTCGAGGCGGCCCGCCGGCACGCGATCGCGGCGCCCTTCATCTTCACCTCGACCAACAAGGTGTACGGCGACACGCCGAACTCCCTGCCGCTGGTCGAGAAGGAGACCCGCTGGGAGCTGCCCGAGGACCACAAGTGGTTCGGCGGCATCGACGAGACGATGACGATCGACAACAGCATGCACTCGGTCTTCGGCGCCAGCAAGGTCGCCGCCGACGTGATGGTCCAGGAGTACGGGCGGTACTTCGACATGCCGACCGCGGTGTTCCGGGGCGGCACGCTGACCGGTCCCGGGCACTCGGCGGCCGAGCTGCACGGCTTCCTGGCGTACGTGATGCGCTGCGTCATGGAGGGCCGGCTCTACAAGATCTACGGCTACAAGGGCAAGATGGTCCGCGACGCGATCCACTCGCACGACCTGGTGTCGGCGTTCGAGGCGTTCCAGCGGGCGCCCCGGGTCGCCGAGATCTACAACATGGGCGGCGGTCGTTTCTCGAACTGCAGCCACATCGAGGCTTTCAAGATCGCCGAGGAGATCACCGGCCTCGAGGCGCGCACCGAATATGTCGACGAGAGCCGGATGGGCGACCACCAGTGGTGGATCAGCAGCACCGCGCGGTTCGAGGAGCACTACCCGGAATGGAAGCTCACCTACGATGTTCCGGCCATCCTTCGCGAGATGTACGAGGCGAACCAGGATGTCTGGAAGGCCTGA